The Pogona vitticeps strain Pit_001003342236 chromosome 3, PviZW2.1, whole genome shotgun sequence genome includes a window with the following:
- the FETUB gene encoding fetuin-B, giving the protein MALLISFVIGLQVLHSLAHPARPPPASQLSSPPCNSSVIKTTAEEALDRINADRKEGYVFGLQRIFDVRELPQGPDSSILYLTLDVLETSCHVLSRKSWKNCESRPQHETVYGQCKATLRITRSGEFSFLYNYDCLLRPLSSVAIARLCPDCPTPGDPMETKFQEAAAETLAKFNAENNHRHYFALLNVTKASSQWVVGPAKFVEFTIQETSCSKSKSVSEISTCPFLPPETAETGLCKGSVVASQIEHRTFVTVNCVFFLPQGPDTTEQTPPSGPQSGQQGQHSEEGSHEGDRHHHQRGKGHRHHHHQGGHPNNKHHPKHHGDHSRGHQEAQPPHPHPVDQEKTVGRVVILPPSTEHVSLHSLPEIGAEHLDGKPVPPPQVQEPKFTPSLDAPVETHPPQKPEHPGLRKPGRPGLGKPTRPSLGEPSRLSIPPYPAGFSASDTCPGESTINILGLDLPERPVVKATPLDKSSLAE; this is encoded by the exons ATGGCCCTTCTAATTTCCTTTGTGATTGGGTTACAGGTACTACATTCCTTGGCTCATCCAGCCCGGCCACCACCAGCTAGCCAGCTAAGTTCCCCACCATGCAATTCTTCTGTCATAAAAACAACTGCAGAAGAGGCCCTCGACAGGATCAATGCCGACCGAAAGGAAGGCTATGTGTTTGGCCTCCAGCGAATCTTTGATGTCCGCGAACTTCCACAG GGGCCTGATAGCTCTATCTTATACCTCACTTTAGATGTGTTGGAAACCAGTTGTCATGTCCTGAGTAGGAAATCATGGAAAAACTGTGAGTCAAGACCGCAACATGAGACA GTCTACGGGCAGTGTAAAGCCACCCTTCGTATCACCAGGAGCGGTGAATTCAGTTTTCTCTATAACTACGACTGCCTCTTACGTCCAC TTTCTTCAGTAGCTATTGCAAGGCTGTGCCCTGACTGTCCAACCCCTGGTGACCCAATGGAAACCAAGTTTCAAGAGGCAGCTGCTGAGACTCTGGCAAAGTTCAATGCAGAAAACAATCACAGACATTACTTTGCCCTCCTCAATGTCACCAAGGCGAGTTCGCAG TGGGTTGTTGGTCCTGCCAAGTTTGTGGAATTTACCATCCAGGAGACATCCTGTTCTAAAAGCAAGTCTGTGTCTGAAATCTCTACATGCCCGTTCCTTCCACCTGAAACAGCA gaaaCAGGTTTGTGCAAAGGCTCTGTAGTAGCCAGTCAAATAGAACATCGGACATTTGTCACTGTCAACTGTGTCTTCTTCCTTCCACAG GGTCCTGACACTACTGAACAAACTCCGCCATCTGGACCTCAGTCTGGGCAACAAGGACAACATTCAGAGGAAGGAAGCCATGAAGGCGACCGTCACCATCACCAAAGAGGGAAAGGACAccgtcatcatcaccatcagggTGGCCATCCAAATAACAAGCATCATCCCAAGCATCATGGGGATCACTCCCGCGGGCACCAAGAAGCACAGCCACCACATCCCCATCCGGTGGACCAGGAGAAAACAGTGGGGCGGGTGGTCATCCTTCCCCCTTCAACCGAGCACGTTTCCCTTCACTCATTACCTGAAATTGGAGCAGAACACCTGGATGGGAAACCTGTCCCACCTCCTCAAGTGCAGGAGCCCAAATTCACCCCCAGCCTGGATGCTCCTGTAGAAACTCATCCACCCCAAAAACCAGAACATCCAGGCTTAAGAAAGCCAGGTAGACCAGGCCTGGGTAAGCCTACTAGACCAAGCTTGGGTGAGCCAAGTAGATTAAGCATTCCTCCCTACCCAGCTGGGTTTTCAGCATCAGATACCTGTCCAGGAGAGAGCACAATAAACATCCTTGGCCTTGACTTGCCTGAGAGGCCGGTAGTAAAGGCAACCCCATTAGATAAATCATCCCTAGCAGAATAA